From Penaeus chinensis breed Huanghai No. 1 chromosome 29, ASM1920278v2, whole genome shotgun sequence:
CGCCGGCAATAACGTCGGGTTTTCCAAAATGCCGAGTAATTGGTAGACTGGTTTCGGCTTTCAAAACCCTTATCCGTAAATGCCCCAGGGTATTTTATCTGGacagacttcttcttcttctttatggtttgcgaagttctagcttcgcccgggccttctaaatacggctgtctcattgagttgcctgacactcggtgcttaccgtggcggcgggattgccaacaACTGGACAGACTGTGAGAGCAAAAATGTGCttagctcgctcgctctctctctctccctctctctctctctctctctctctctctctctctttctctcgctcgctctctatctatctatctatctatctatatatgtatacatgtgtgtatgtgtgtatatgtgtgtgtgtgtgtgtgtgtttgtgcgtgtgtgtgtgtgtgcgtgtgtgtgtgtgtgtgtgtgtgtgtgtgtgtgtgtgtgtgtgtgcgtgcgtgcgtgcgtgcgtgcgtgcgtgcgtgcgtgtgtgtgtgtgtgtgtgtgtgtgtgtacatgcacacgtatgtgtatgtgtgtatatatacatatatataatatatatatctatatatatatacacaaacacacagacacagacacacacacacacacacacaaacacacacacaaacaaacacgcacacacatgtatatgtgtgtgtgtgtgtgtgtgtacatgcacatgcatgtatgtatgcacgtatatatgtatgtgtatgtgtatgtacgctcATACCTAATATATCCTGCTGCGGAAGCCACTTCTGTATCAGCACGTTGTCCGAGATGCCATCCAGTTCTACGTCATACTTCCAAATGACTCTCTGCTTCAGCCTCTTGAAGGCTTCGACAAACATGTCTCTGTACACGACTGGCATGGAGGTACCGCGAGCAACGGTTCCCAGGCTGAAGTACACGACGCCCTCTGGTCCTGCGCCGGAGATCCAGGTTTCTAGTTCCTGTGGGATTCGAAGTTTCGACAGCGTAATCTAACCAAAGCGTGATTGAGGTTTGTGTAAATTAGACAAGAAACCATGGCTTCTTCTCTACTGAATGCTCGACAAGCTATTCATTCCATATTTGCATCGGTGTCCTTAGCCTCACTCACCTTCGGAAGGGGATTCGCGGGGCGGCAGTGGACGGCGCCCACCGCCACCTGCGACGGCAGCAGAGGAACAGCCGCGTCCATCGAGAAGTGCGAGTTGATCAGCGTCAGGCTCTGGTTGCGCTCGATGTCCAGCAGCGGCGGAAGGTCCGGGAAGATGCCTGAGATCTGCAAAGTCATGGgttttatgatcataattatgatactgctattactattactactagtactacagcTACTTTTGTCACCGCTACTATTACtacaagtgatgataatggtaacagcgacagtaataatgatattggtcatGATAATGACTACGATTCCTATAAAGAATCTTTAATAGTATCGATAAGATGAAGATATAGCGATATCTAACCTCCTTCTGGATTTTAGGCACAGCACCCCAATGCCTCCAGTAAAAGGGCATCAAAATGTGCTGCAGTAGATTCAAAAGGCGGTGCTTCAAACTGAGTGGGCTCGGGTACTCCTCCAGCGCCCCAGAGACATAGGCCGGGTTCTGGACGTTGCCCAGCACGGCGCTGTGGCACGCGTCCATCCCGAAGGCCGATATTGTCATGTACGTAAGTTCGTGTACGAACGGGTAGACCATCTGAAACGGGCATAACCCAAGTTTAACATCATGATGACACTAAATCACACCAATACTTGTGCACTGGTGTGcatctacataaaaaaatatatatacatatatattttttttttcttcagacatacacatacaatcaatCAATTAACTGGCTATGCATTGCCGCATCCACCCTCTATTTCCGGTCATGAGGGTCCCTCTTGCCAAATGCAGGGTCTTAGCCTATCTCTACCTTGGGCACGACTTCTTAGGTCGACCCAaaggcctcttccacccagggttgtctctagAGGAGACATCTTTATGAGTGGGGTCATCTTCAGAGAGGAATCCACATATTCTCATGTGACAGTTTGATGGACTTGTGCCTATGCCGCCTGTAACCTATGCTGCAACACAAGCATTGGTTGCAAAAAGCATGAAGACGTGACGTCAATGTTTTACATCCATACTGCAATACTACACGACCAAGATATGCAACGCTCTTTGTTGACTTTAATGTCTCCACTACAGCCATGGGCAGGGTGAACAAGACAACTCTAGAGCTGAGAGCTTTACCTTATTGCTAAATGCTACTACTGTCTTCAAGAGTTTGGTAAAAATACGTATTAAGCAAAATTCTTGAAGACACTAGTAGCATTTAGCTTTAAGGTGAAGCTCTTAGTTCTAAAGATCTCTTGGACCTATTCAACCTGTACATGGCTGTGGTGAAGGTATCAAAGTCAACAAAGAGCTTTACAGATTTTGGTAGTGACTCTAGGCTGTCATATCAGGAAGTCAACAGATGAGTTAACCTGGCGGCAGGAGCCATGGACTCATTCTTCGAGGCTCTGATACTGCTGACTTGCCTTAATCTTAAATTCATAAAAAAGAAGCAAGATATGCCCCATCCATATTTGCTGCACTTTCAGTATCAGTTTGACGAATTCCtcttcaggatctcccagagtgattcatgatTCATGGTCGATGTAAGCAGCAAGCAATCCATGACCCAACTCATGACAGTGCTCGAACCACAAGAATCtgatctattgtggacttgccaagaATGAATCTAGATCACTCTGGTCTTTAGTTCCTTAGTAGGTGGTCTTTGATATGTCTctgaaagaagagagtgagaatcttgcctggtatgctgagcagtgtaatgtctCGGTAATTGCTACTTGCTCTTAACATGCCTGGTACCAAATAGCCAGATGGCAGCCAGGAAAACATGTAATCTAAAAGCCATGGGCTTACAGCAAGACTTCTACAATTCAGTAGGGATGCTGTAAATTGCCTCTGGTTTACTATCCGTCAACTTGGAGATCATCATCTTAATTTCTATCAGGGTAAGGATTCAGCATTAGGATCATGATACATGTCCATGTCACTGGCTTTAACTCATACAACTACTTAAAATCTTCTTACATAATCTGACCATTTAtagagtggactgcagtcatctgtaagGAGGGCTTCGAGTTCCACTTTCTTTAGactggtaggcaggacgaaggtcatttacagaGAGATGGCCTTTAGTCTCCTGAGAAAGATTCCTAATAATTAATGTCAGCCCTACATGTCAGGAATCAATGCAAGTCCCGGTCACCAGCCAACTGAGCCATCCGTGACCTCTAGCATCTCCTGCAGGATAAAGTTCCACGTTGTTTTCAGGCAGTCACCAATGGActcttgagctgcatcaagtgtttcacatttgaaggtgtcccacagagcTATAGGATCAGTGAGATAATCCTGACAAACACCCAAGCACACTCCTTCTCCATCAGCCTGTCAAAGTGAGACAGGCCCAAGACACCTCTAGTGTTAAAGGCTTTACCTTAGGGTGGTCACTGGATAGACAAAGGGTTTTGAAGTGAACCTGGAGGGTATCTACAAACAATATATAATCGATACCACAACGCTCGGTACTCCGGTTTCCAACAACACCGAAGGATCTTCCAATGAGttacataaaaatacattaatttaCATACAGTGTTATCTGCGTGTATCAGTACACACAtcaatgggtgtatgtatgtaaacaggcaataatataattataatgagtaAGTATGACACACAatgaacaacatttttttttttttttacctcgttcATCAATTGATCTACAATAATGAGATCAAACGTCTTCCTCTTGTGGTACAGCTCCATCACCTCTGGGATATTGTATAATTTCTTGGCCATAGGAGGAAGGATATCCACCAGGATAGAAAAGCCTCCCGTGGGATCATTTCGGAAATCAAATAAGTTCATGTTCTCGACATCGAATTCCTTGAGCCCGTGGTTGATCTCCAAGATGTTGGGGTTCTTGGAGGACGCAGGATACCCAGAAAGCATCACTACCTGGTGAGGGAAGGGTCACTCTGCTTTCAATATGGAATGGCTAGTATATTGCCTTTTCTGCTGATGAATCTATGATGACTACATTTCCCTGGGGTGAAATTGCCAAGCTTCGGCTTACTCGCAACTATGATCCTAACTCCCTCCAGCATTAATGTTAAGTGATTTTCTACCAGATAACTATTATCAAATGAAGACAGTcagacgactctctctctctctctctctctctctctctctctctctctctctctctctctctttctctctctctctcttctctctctctttctctctctctttctctctctctctctctctctctctctctctctctctctctctctctctctctctctctctctctctctctctctctctctctctctctctctttctctctctctctctctttctctctctctctctctcttctctctctctctctctctctctctctctctctctctctctctctctctctctctctctctctttctctctctctctctttctctctctctctctctctttctctctctctctctctctctctctctctctctctctctctctctctctctctctctctctctctctctctctctctctctctctctctctctctctctttctctctctctctctctctctctctctctctctctctctctctctctctctctctctctctctctctctctctctctctctctctctctctctctctctctctctctctctctctctctctctctctctctctctctctctctctctctctctctctctctctctctttctctctctctctctctctctctctctctctctctctctctctctctctctctcttctctctctctctctctctctctctctctctctctctctctctctctctctctctctctctctctctcttctctctctctctctctctctctctctctctctctctctctctctctctctctctctctctctctctctctctctctctctctctctctctctctctctctctctctctctctctctctctctctctctctctctctctctctctctctctctctctctctctctctctctctctctctctctctctctctctctctctctctctctctctctctctctctctctctctctctctctttctctctctctctctctctctctctctctctctctctctctctctctctctctctctctctctctctctctctctctctctctctctctctctctctctctctctctctcactctctctctctctctctctctctctctttcgctctctctctctttctctctctctctctttctctctctctttctctctctctctctctctttgtctctctctctctctctctctctctctctctctctctctctctctctctctctctctctctctctctctctctctctcttctctctctctctctttctctctctctttctctctctctctctttctctctctctctctttcactctctctctctctctctctctctctctctctctctctctctctacttattgcCAACTGAGCCTCACCCTGTGTCCTCGCTCAGCCAATGCATCGGCAATACTCATGAAGAAGTTTTTGTGGCTCTTCGACCCCGCGGGCAGCAGCATGAGGATTTTGTAAGGCCTCTCAAGGGCAGCCAGGTTCCCGAGAGACACGCCCGTGAGTGCCACAAAGAGAAAGGTAAGTGCCACCCGCATCTGTGGGAAAAGAAATCTGTAGTGTGTTGCAATGCCGTGGCTGATTTGTGCATAGATGATTATTTCTTAAAACAAAGGagttgggagaaagggaggaaaatgagttAGCTGCATTGGGAGGCGTGCCCTACCATTTCCAATGATCATATTTGCGTTTAGTTCCTTTcagatgaaaatgatcataacaacgTTAATgtcaacagttataataatgataattataatgatagcaatgatgataatattaa
This genomic window contains:
- the LOC125040854 gene encoding UDP-glycosyltransferase UGT5-like isoform X2, with the protein product MRVALTFLFVALTGVSLGNLAALERPYKILMLLPAGSKSHKNFFMSIADALAERGHRVVMLSGYPASSKNPNILEINHGLKEFDVENMNLFDFRNDPTGGFSILVDILPPMAKKLYNIPEVMELYHKRKTFDLIIVDQLMNEISGIFPDLPPLLDIERNQSLTLINSHFSMDAAVPLLPSQVAVGAVHCRPANPLPKELETWISGAGPEGVVYFSLGTVARGTSMPVVYRDMFVEAFKRLKQRVIWKYDVELDGISDNVLIQKWLPQQDILGHPNVKVFITHGGLLSTQESLYHATPVVALPIFADQPKNALTIQKQGVGVSLVWEELSVDLIIDSIQEVLNNPKYKRNAEQVRNLVRDQPDTPKERAVFWIEYVVRHQGAPRLESQAKKLTWVEFLMLDVLLVVHVVVYIAFCVLSWVVRALKGKLFPRNVKKKRD
- the LOC125040854 gene encoding UDP-glycosyltransferase UGT5-like isoform X1, with the translated sequence MRVALTFLFVALTGVSLGNLAALERPYKILMLLPAGSKSHKNFFMSIADALAERGHRVVMLSGYPASSKNPNILEINHGLKEFDVENMNLFDFRNDPTGGFSILVDILPPMAKKLYNIPEVMELYHKRKTFDLIIVDQLMNEMVYPFVHELTYMTISAFGMDACHSAVLGNVQNPAYVSGALEEYPSPLSLKHRLLNLLQHILMPFYWRHWGAVPKIQKEISGIFPDLPPLLDIERNQSLTLINSHFSMDAAVPLLPSQVAVGAVHCRPANPLPKELETWISGAGPEGVVYFSLGTVARGTSMPVVYRDMFVEAFKRLKQRVIWKYDVELDGISDNVLIQKWLPQQDILGHPNVKVFITHGGLLSTQESLYHATPVVALPIFADQPKNALTIQKQGVGVSLVWEELSVDLIIDSIQEVLNNPKYKRNAEQVRNLVRDQPDTPKERAVFWIEYVVRHQGAPRLESQAKKLTWVEFLMLDVLLVVHVVVYIAFCVLSWVVRALKGKLFPRNVKKKRD